In Oryza brachyantha chromosome 2, ObraRS2, whole genome shotgun sequence, a single window of DNA contains:
- the LOC107303558 gene encoding uncharacterized protein LOC107303558: MSIALESGPGLGSGGGGGPRFGRVTRCAYAASPPASVGRSSSSVGRDSDSPAAAAKWEWDGEEVEGGDGEVQSSYRGPFDTMDALQEALPFRKGVSKLYNGKSGSFAKHEDSMIPSPPEKGLPKPENPSPRKRKGLLPFSFKWGKPQNKEVFPEDVVISPTNCRRMTLSPAATSSSGSNSGSDDEQYRSPKLHTRQPLRRPSNALGVFASPPAPRPPQVLSAHMRSHSMLDLQDVTESTAMFSPRDKRRKN; the protein is encoded by the exons ATGTCGATCGCACTGGAGAGCGGGCCAGGGCTAGGCAGCGGTGGTGGCGGGGGACCCCGGTTcggccgcgtcacccgctgcGCCtacgccgcctcgccgccggcgtcggtgGGGCGCAGCTCGTCGTCGGTGGGGCGGGACAGCGACAGCCCCGCAGCGGCGGCCAAGTGGGAGTGggacggcgaggaggtggagggcggcgacggcgaggtgcagAGCTCCTACAGGGGGCCCTTCGACACCATGGACGCGCTCCAGGAGGCCCTGCCCTTCAG GAAAGGGGTGTCCAAGTTGTACAATGGCAAGTCTGGATCTTTTGCAAAGCATGAAGATTCGATGATCCCATCTCCACCTGAGAAAGGCCTTCCTAAACCAGAAAACCCATCCCCTAGGAAGCGGAAAGGCCTTCTTCCGTTCAGTTTCAAGTGGGGCAAGCCACAGAACAAAGAGGTGTTCCCTGAAGATGTGGTCATCAGCCCTACGAATTGCAGGAGAATGACATTGTCACCAGCTGCTACAAGTAGTTCGGGGAGCAACAGCGGCAGTGACGATGAACAGTACCGCTCTCCGAAGCTGCATACCCGTCAGCCACTCCGAAGGCCCAGCAATGCCTTGGGTGTCTTTGCATCTCCACCAGCACCTCGTCCACCTCAGGTGTTATCAGCTCATATGAGATCACACTCGATGCTTGATCTGCAGGATGTGACGGAGTCGACCGCAATGTTTTCTCCGAGGGACAAGCGGCGGAAGAATTAG
- the LOC102709712 gene encoding fatty-acid-binding protein 2-like isoform X1: protein MKPDWSIKLPIDSPISHDIGLGLIAHFGTLVESSFQHPRHICSTGNGAVQETFSCFNKFAGAFYFWLSRASNPKIFHRLSAIAVSSSRACRSQIKQVTSCMQHLAGVRFGSQVREEHAIQMLLARLANATFGRLRNEVEERHACNILMLAAATVIPPFENISPKMLADSMALGRDGGHTRQPQDRHPLEETRSGCACVAVPRIVLPGDATEPKTGIKFPTLLEDNSNPTAEVLVGMGFRSMRIMRVKNLNLYAFGLYIQPDSICKRLGPKYASVPESELKDHPDFYEDLLRENIHMTVRLVVSYNGLSIGTVRDAFEKSLCFRLQKMNPNTDYHCLKTFGSYFSEDICIPAGTKIDFRQTSDGQLITEIDGKQIGAVRSKDLCRAFFDMYIGDPPVSLETKQDIAQNVGGLIRRCY, encoded by the exons ATGAAACCTGACTGGTCAATTAAACTCCCAATAGATTCTCCAATCTCTCATGATATTGGACTAGGACTGATAGCACATTTCGGAACCTTAGTCGAGAGTTCCTTTCAGCATCCCAGGCATATATGTTCTACAGGGAATGGAGCAGTTCAGGAAACATTCAGTTGCTTCAACAAGTTTGCTGGTGCTTTCTATTTCTGGCTTTCCAGAGCATCAAATCCCAAGATTTTCCACAGGTTGTCAGCTATTGCAGTTTCAAGTTCTAGAGCCTGCCGTTCGCAAATAAAGCAAGTGACCTCCTGCATGCAGCATTTGGCTGGAGTGCGGTTTGGTTCTCAAGTAAGAGAAGAGCATGCTATACAAATGCTTTTAGCAAGGCTTGCTAACGCAACTTTTGGGCGATTACGGAACGAGGTGGAGGAGCGCCATGCCTGTAACATTCTTATGTTAGCTGCGGCTACTGTAATACCACCATTTGAAAACAT ATCGCCGAAGATGCTTGCAGACTCAATGGCATTGGGACGAGATGGTGGTCATACTAGACAGCCACAAGATCGACATCCTTTGGAGGAAACACGTTCAGGCTGTGCTTGTGTTGCTGTGCCAAGAATAGTCTTACCAGGAGACGCGACTGAACCAAAAACTGGGATAAAGTTCCCTACTCTTCTTGAGGATAATTCCAATCCAACTGCAGAG GTTCTTGTTGGGATGGGTTTCAGAAGCATGCGAATAATGAGGGTCAAAAACTTGAACCTCTATGCCTTTGGATTAT ATATACAGCCAGATTCTATTTGCAAAAGGCTGGGCCCGAAGTATGCTTCTGTTCCAGAGTCTGAACTGAAGGACCACCCAGATTTCTATGAAGATCTTTTGAG AGAAAATATTCATATGACAGTCAGGCTGGTAGTTAGCTACAATGGTCTTAGCATTGGCACAGTGCGaga TGCATTTGAGAAGTCCCTTTGCTTCCGATTACAAAAG ATGAATCCTAATACTGACTATCATTGCTTGAAGACGTTCGGTTCTTATTTTAGTGAAGATATCTGTATACCTGCA GGCACAAAGATTGACTTCCGGCAAACCTCTGATGGCCAGCTCATAACTGAAA TTGATGGCAAACAAATTGGTGCTGTTCGGAGCAAAGATCTTTGCA GGGCTTTCTTCGATATGTATATTGGTGATCCACCTGTTTCGTTGGAGACCAAACAAGACATTGCACAGAATGTGGGTGGACTCATTAGAAGATGCTATTGA
- the LOC107303559 gene encoding uncharacterized protein LOC107303559, which translates to MTSGSCVLEVYAALTRVTNNPSLAVMKRFHARVLLSNFVLTHGRKGVSKLYNGKSGSFAKHEDSMIPSPPEKGLPKPENPSPRKRKGLLPFSFKWGKPQNKEVFPEDVVICPTNCRRMTWSPAAASSSGSNSGSDDEQRRSPKLHTRRPLRRPSNALGVFASPPAPRPPQVLSAHTRSHSMLDLQDVTESTAMFSPRDKRQKNSEGWILMHCRSNCWCPF; encoded by the exons ATGACCTCTGGCAGCTGCGTTTTGGAG GTATATGCAGCATTGACAAGAGTAACGAATAATCCTTCACTCGCAGTAATGAAGaga TTTCATGCGAGGGTTTTATTGAGTAATTTTGTTCTTACCCATGGCAGGAAAGGGGTGTCCAAGTTGTACAATGGCAAGTCTGGATCTTTTGCAAAGCATGAAGATTCGATGATCCCATCTCCACCTGAGAAAGGCCTTCCTAAACCAGAAAACCCATCCCCTAGGAAGCGGAAAGGCCTTCTTCCGTTCAGTTTCAAGTGGGGCAAGCCACAGAACAAAGAGGTGTTCCCTGAAGATGTGGTCATCTGCCCTACGAATTGCAGGAGAATGACATGGTCACCAGCTGCTGCAAGCAGTTCGGGGAGCAACAGCGGCAGTGACGATGAACAGCGCCGCTCCCCGAAGCTGCATACCCGTCGGCCACTCCGAAGGCCCAGCAATGCCTTGGGTGTCTTTGCATCTCCACCTGCACCTCGTCCGCCTCAGGTGTTATCAGCTCACACGAGATCACACTCGATGCTTGATCTGCAGGACGTGACGGAGTCGACCGCAATGTTTTCTCCGAGGGACAAGCGGCAGAAGAATTCGGAAGGTTGGATCTTGATGCATTGTCGGTCCAACTGCTGGTGCCCATTTTAG
- the LOC102709993 gene encoding endoglucanase 8: protein MKPRSPRGHGATAAAALLLAALVLSGDVLPAVGAGGPSFNYKDALTKSIMFLEAQRSGKLPPNNRIKWRGDSGMEDGKLAHVDLTGGYYDAGDNVKYGLPLAFTVTTLAWTAMAFEHELKAAGELDNVHAAIRWGTDFFLKASAKKNHLWVQVGDPNADHQCWVRPENMPTPRTLYEINEKTPGSEIAAETAAAMAASSIVFRKDKSYSRRLLNKAKLLFQFAKTHQGTYDGECPFYCSYSGYNDELLWAATWLYLATKRQVYADFIGHEAISSSVAEFSWDLKFPGAQVLLAELNMTSNGGLQSFKAQADNFVCAVLPDTPFHQVFITPGGMIHLRDGANSQYVTSTAFLFVVYSDVLRRINQPVMCGAQAVPPARLLEFAKQQMDYLLGANPRGRSYVVGFGANPPTQPHHRGASTPVLPPGYQVNCGMSFSEWFTPDRPNPNELTGAIMGGPDGGDNFSDKRGNSSCTEPCTYINSLSIGPLAALAIRGANLLATH, encoded by the exons ATGAAGCCCCGCTCGCCGCGCGGccacggcgccaccgccgccgccgcgctcctcctcgcGGCGCTGGTCCTCTCCGGCGACGTCCTGCCAGCGGTGGGGGCCGGAGGCCCATCGTTCAACTACAAGGACGCGCTCACCAAGTCCATCATGTTCCTCGAGGCGCAGCGCTCCGGCAAGCTGCCGCCCAACAACCGCATCAAGTGGCGCGGCGACTCCGGCATGGAAGACGGCAAGCTCGCCCAC GTGGATTTGACCGGCGGGTActacgacgccggcgacaacGTCAAGTACGGGCTTCCGCTGGCGTTCACGGTGACGACCCTCGCGTGGACGGCGATGGCGTTCGAGCACGAGCTGAAGGCGGCGGGTGAGCTTGACAACGTGCACGCCGCCATCCGGTGGGGCACCGACTTCTTCCTCAAGGCCTCCGCGAAGAAGAACCACCTCTGGGTCCAGGTCGGCGATCCCAACGCCGACCACCAGTGCTGGGTCCGCCCGGAGAACATGCCCACGCCGCGCACGCTCTACGAGATCAACGAGAAGACCCCCGGCTCCGAgatcgccgccgagaccgccgccgccatggccgcctcctccatcgTCTTCCGCAAGGACAAGTCCTActcccgccgcctcctcaACAAGGCCAAGCTg CTGTTCCAGTTCGCCAAGACGCACCAGGGAACGTACGACGGCGAGTGCCCGTTCTACTGCTCCTACTCCGGCTACAAC GATGAGTTGCtgtgggcggcgacgtggctGTACCTGGCGACGAAGAGGCAGGTGTACGCGGACTTCATCGGGCACGAGGCGATCTCGTCGAGCGTGGCGGAGTTCAGCTGGGATCTCAAGTTCCCGGGGGCGCAGGTGCTGCTCGCCGAGCTCAACATGACGTCCAATGGCGGGCTCCAGAGCTTCAAGGCGCAGGCCGACAACTTCGTGTGCGCCGTGCTGCCGGACACGCCGTTCCACCAGGTGTTCATCACACCGGGCGGGATGATCCACCTCCGCGACGGCGCCAACTCCCAGTACGTGACCAGCACCGCCTTCCTGTTCGTCGTCTACAGCGACGTGCTGAGGCGGATCAACCAGCCGGTGATGTGCGGCGCGCAGGCcgtgccgccggcgcgccTCCTCGAGTTCGCCAAGCAGCAGATGGACTACCTCCTCGGCGCCAACCCGCGCGGCCGATCCTACGTCGTCGGCTTCGGCGCCAACCCGCCGACGCAGCCGCACCACCGCGGGGCCTCCACCCCGGTTCTCCCGCCGGGGTACCAGGTGAACTGCGGCATGAGCTTCAGCGAGTGGTTCACACCCGACCGGCCCAACCCCAACGAGCTCACCGGCGCCATCATGGGCGgccccgacggcggcgacaactTCTCCGACAAGCGCGGCAACTCCTCCTGCACCGAGCCCTGCACCTACATCAACTCCCTCTCCATCGgccccctcgccgccctcgccatCCGCGGCGCCAACCTTCTCGCCACCCACTAA
- the LOC102709712 gene encoding fatty-acid-binding protein 2-like isoform X2, whose protein sequence is MFYREWSSSGNIQLLQQVCWCFLFLAFQSIKSQDFPQHLAGVRFGSQVREEHAIQMLLARLANATFGRLRNEVEERHACNILMLAAATVIPPFENISPKMLADSMALGRDGGHTRQPQDRHPLEETRSGCACVAVPRIVLPGDATEPKTGIKFPTLLEDNSNPTAEVLVGMGFRSMRIMRVKNLNLYAFGLYIQPDSICKRLGPKYASVPESELKDHPDFYEDLLRENIHMTVRLVVSYNGLSIGTVRDAFEKSLCFRLQKMNPNTDYHCLKTFGSYFSEDICIPAGTKIDFRQTSDGQLITEIDGKQIGAVRSKDLCRAFFDMYIGDPPVSLETKQDIAQNVGGLIRRCY, encoded by the exons ATGTTCTACAGGGAATGGAGCAGTTCAGGAAACATTCAGTTGCTTCAACAAGTTTGCTGGTGCTTTCTATTTCTGGCTTTCCAGAGCATCAAATCCCAAGATTTTCCACAG CATTTGGCTGGAGTGCGGTTTGGTTCTCAAGTAAGAGAAGAGCATGCTATACAAATGCTTTTAGCAAGGCTTGCTAACGCAACTTTTGGGCGATTACGGAACGAGGTGGAGGAGCGCCATGCCTGTAACATTCTTATGTTAGCTGCGGCTACTGTAATACCACCATTTGAAAACAT ATCGCCGAAGATGCTTGCAGACTCAATGGCATTGGGACGAGATGGTGGTCATACTAGACAGCCACAAGATCGACATCCTTTGGAGGAAACACGTTCAGGCTGTGCTTGTGTTGCTGTGCCAAGAATAGTCTTACCAGGAGACGCGACTGAACCAAAAACTGGGATAAAGTTCCCTACTCTTCTTGAGGATAATTCCAATCCAACTGCAGAG GTTCTTGTTGGGATGGGTTTCAGAAGCATGCGAATAATGAGGGTCAAAAACTTGAACCTCTATGCCTTTGGATTAT ATATACAGCCAGATTCTATTTGCAAAAGGCTGGGCCCGAAGTATGCTTCTGTTCCAGAGTCTGAACTGAAGGACCACCCAGATTTCTATGAAGATCTTTTGAG AGAAAATATTCATATGACAGTCAGGCTGGTAGTTAGCTACAATGGTCTTAGCATTGGCACAGTGCGaga TGCATTTGAGAAGTCCCTTTGCTTCCGATTACAAAAG ATGAATCCTAATACTGACTATCATTGCTTGAAGACGTTCGGTTCTTATTTTAGTGAAGATATCTGTATACCTGCA GGCACAAAGATTGACTTCCGGCAAACCTCTGATGGCCAGCTCATAACTGAAA TTGATGGCAAACAAATTGGTGCTGTTCGGAGCAAAGATCTTTGCA GGGCTTTCTTCGATATGTATATTGGTGATCCACCTGTTTCGTTGGAGACCAAACAAGACATTGCACAGAATGTGGGTGGACTCATTAGAAGATGCTATTGA